One genomic window of Oncorhynchus kisutch isolate 150728-3 linkage group LG26, Okis_V2, whole genome shotgun sequence includes the following:
- the plcd4b gene encoding 1-phosphatidylinositol 4,5-bisphosphate phosphodiesterase delta-4 has translation MDSPQSLFAKSDKDLQVMKAGAMLKKVKSKSWKKQRHFRLQEDGQTIWYKSRWAGTSHSTFSVADVEVVREGHQSEVLLSVAEEFPSDLCFTLVFRGRRGNLDLVAESPSEAQAWIRGVSKLIQNAESMDDKERVDQWIWDWFQKADKNKDGRMNFKEVRTLLKMMNVDMNEEYALHLFTLADKSKSGCLENEEFVQFYKILTERKDMWRVFQDYSRDGQTLTLAELKDFLRQEQQEGERSWEHAQELINRYEPSETAKKQGAMSIDGFQMYLVSPEGAILDPQRLTLNQDMSRPLSHYFICSSHNTYLMEDQLRGQSSQEAYIQALKRGCRCVEVDCWDGPNGEPVVYHGHTFTSKILFRDVITTLGEYAFKASEFPVILSLENHCSVEQQRVMAQLLDTILGDMLLREPLDGLVNQELPSPHDLKGKILLKAKKIGGLEESETLTDEATDEVSDEAEPESPSAENLSAEAICLHDKKSKFSRELSDLVVYCKSVHFHSFEYSRLHSKCYEMSSFSESKAKKLAKDTGTEFVHHNSRQLSRVYPSGMRTDSSNYNPQELWNVGCQIVALNVQTAGLEMDLNDGLFRQNGCCGYVLKPDFMRNDDSFDPERPQDWDGYTSLQLSIQVISGQQLPKVNQKEGSIVDPLVRVEIYGVSQDQAKQETSYIDNNGFNPLWNETLNFIIHVPELALVRFVVEDYDKASRNDFMGQFTVPFTCIQPGYRHIHLLSKDGTAIPLSTLFVNVKISEVTTEV, from the exons ATGGATTCTCCCCAAAGCTTGT TTGCCAAGAGTGACAAGGACCTCCAGGTGATGAAGGCGGGGGCCATGTTGAAGAAGGTCAAGTCCAAATCATGGAAGAAGCAGCGGCATTTCCGGCTACAGGAAGATGGCCAGACCATCTGGTATAAGTCCAGGTGGGCAGGAACAAGCCACTCCACCT TCTCTGTGGCTGATGTTGAGGTGGTGCGTGAAGGTCACCAGTCGGAGGTCTTGCTGAGCGTTGCTGAAGAGTTCCCCTCTGACCTCTGTTTCACCCTGGTGTTCCGTGGTCGCCGCGGCAACCTGGACCTGGTGGCGGAGTCACCTTCTGAGGCGCAGGCCTGGATCCGGGGTGTAAGCAAGCTGATACAGAATGCTGAGAGCATGGATGACAAGGAGAGGGTTGACCA ATGGATCTGGGACTGGTTTCAGAAGGCGGACAAAAACAAGGACGGACGGATGAACTTCAAGGAGGTGCGCACACTGCTGAAGATGATGAACGTGGACATGAATGAGGAGTATGCTCTTCACCTCTTCACG TTGGCAGATAAGTCTAAGTCAGGTTGTCTGGAGAACGAGGAGTTTGTCCAGTTCTATAAGATACTGACGGAAAGGAAGGACATGTGGCGGGTGTTCCAGGACTACTCCCGAGACGGACAGACATTAACCCTTGCAGAGCTGAAGGACTTTCTGAGGCAGGAGCaacaggagggggagaggagttgGGAGCATGCCCAGGAGCTGATTAACCGCTATGAGCCGTCAGAGACCG CCAAGAAACAGGGGGCCATGTCTATAGATGGCTTCCAGATGTACCTGGTCTCTCCAGAGGGCGCCATCTTGGATCCCCAGCGGCTGACCCTGAACCAGGACATGAGCCGGCCCCTCAGCCACTACTTCATCTGTTCCTCCCACAACACCTACTTGATGGAGGACCAGCTCCGAGGACAGAGCAGCCAGGAGGCCTACATCCA GGCTCTAAAGCGGGGCTGTCGTTGTGTTGAGGTGGATTGTTGGGACGGGCCGAATGGAGAGCCGGTTGTTTATCACGGCCACACCTTCACCTCCAAGATCCTCTTCAGAGATGTCATCACCACACTGGGAGAGTACGCCTTCAAG GCATCTGAGTTTCCTGTCATCCTGTCCCTGGAGAACCACTGCAGTGTGGAGCAGCAAAGGGTCATGGCCCAGCTTCTGGACACCATCCTGGGGGACATGCTGCTCAGGGAACCCCTGGATGGACTGGTTAACCAAGAGCTGCCCTCTCCCCAC GATCTGAAGGGAAAGATCCTGCTGAAAGCAAAGAAGATTGGTGGCCTAGAAGAAAGTGAAACGCTGACCGATGAGGCCACTGACGAGGTCAGCGATGAAGCTGAACCTGAGAGCCCGTCTGCAGAAAACCTGTCTGCAGAGGCCATTTGTCTCCATGATAAG AAATCCAAGTTCTCTAGGGAACTCTCGGATCTGGTGGTGTACTGCAAGAGTGTCCATTTTCACAGCTTTGAGTACTCTCGCTTACACTCCAAGTGCTACGAAATGTCCTCTTTCTCCGAGTCCAAGGCCAAGAAACTTGCAAAGGACACAG GGACGGAGTTTGTGCACCACAACAGCAGACAGCTTAGCAGAGTCTATCCCAGCGGCATGAGGACCGATTCCTCTAACTACAACCCACAGGAGCTGTGGAACGTGGGCTGTCAGATAG TGGCGCTGAATGTTCAGACGGCTGGGCTGGAGATGGATCTGAACGATGGGCTCTTCCGTCAGAATGGCTGCTGTGGCTACGTCCTCAAACCTGACTTCATGAGGAACGATGACTCTTTTGACCCAGAAAGACCCCAGGACTGGGATGGCTACACATCACTCCAACTGTCTATCCAG gtAATTAGTGGGCAGCAGCTACCAAAGGTGAACCAGAAAGAGGGCTCCATCGTTGACCCTCTGGTTAGAGTGGAGATCTACGGAGTATCACAAGACCAAGCCAAGCAAGAGACTAGTTACATTGACAACAATG GTTTTAACCCTCTATGGAACGAGACCCTCAATTTTATCATCCACGTCCCAGAGTTGGCCCTGGTGCGTTTTGTGGTGGAGGACTATGACAAGGCTTCCAGGAATGACTTCATGGGCCAGTTCACCGTGCCCTTCACCTGTATTCAGCCAG GATATCGGCACATCCACCTCCTGTCCAAAGACGGAACGGCTATCCCCCTGTCTACTCTGTTTGTCAACGTCAAGATCTCTGAGGTAACAACAGAAGTCTGA